The Labeo rohita strain BAU-BD-2019 chromosome 19, IGBB_LRoh.1.0, whole genome shotgun sequence genome window below encodes:
- the sacm1la gene encoding phosphatidylinositol-3-phosphatase SAC1-A has protein sequence MATAYERFNLHATPEKFYIEACDDGANDVLVIDRVSTEMTLAGVKDIPPSGVTRPICGIMGTTRLVAGMYLIVITRKRKVGDLFGHTVWKAVEFDVISYKKTILHLTDIQMQDNKTFLSMINNVLNTDGFYFCTDYDLTHTQQRLSNTSPDFQEMSLLERADQRFMWNGNLLREITAQPELHKFAFPVIHGFIVMKPCCINGKVFEWILISRRSCFRAGVRYYVRGIDSEGHAANFVETEQIVQYNNAQASFVQTRGSMPFFWSQRPNLRYKPKPQISTDTNHMDGFRRHFESQVLTYGKQVILNLVNQKGSELPLEQAFAKMVNGMENGLIKYIAFDFHKECSKMRWHRLQILVDAVSDMQDEFGYFMVSSDGKVTSEQSGTFRSNCMDCLDRTNVIQSLLARRSLQSQLQRMGVLHVGQKIEEQADFEKIYKNAWADNANACAKQYAGTGALKTDFTRTGKRTHWGLVMDGWNSMIRYYKNNFSDGFRQDSIDLFLGNYTVDETDGLTPLHLQKDWKFLLLPVIMVVAFSMCIICLLMAGDTWTETLAYVLFWGMASALTAAVIVVNGRDFVDAPKLVQKEKMD, from the exons GTGTTAAGGACATTCCCCCATCAGGTGTAACCAGGCCAATTTGTGGAATCATGGGAACAACTCGTCTGGTAGCTG GGATGTATCTTATTGTCATCACCCGGAAAAGGAAAGTGGGCGACCTGTTTGGCCACACTGTGTGGAAAGCGGTGGAGTTTGATGTGATTTCTTATAAGAAGACCATTTTGCACCTTACAGATATTCAG ATGCAGGACAACAAGACATTTCTGTCTATGATCAACAATGTACTCAACACAGATGGTTTCTACTTCTGCACGGACTACGACCTGACCCACACCCAACAGCGCCTGTCCAACACTAGCCCGGACTTCCAGGAGATGAGCCTGCTGGAGAGG GCAGACCAGAGATTCATGTGGAATGGAAACCTTTTAAGAGAAATAACTGCACAGCCTGAG CTCCACAAATTTGCATTTCCTGTCATCCACGGAT TTATTGTGATGAAGCCGTGCTGCATCAATGGGAAGGTATTTGAGTGGATCCTCATCTCTAGACGGAGCTGTTTCAGAGCTGGGGTCCGATATTACGTCCGAG GCATTGACTCTGAAGGACATGCTGCTAACTTTGTGGAGACAGAACAGATAGTCCAGTACAATAATGCACAGGCGTCCTTTGTGCAG ACTCGAGGCTCCATGCCCTTTTTCTGGTCTCAAAGACCCAACCTGAGATACAAGCCCAAGCCACAGATAAGCACAGACACCAATCAC ATGGATGGATTCAGGAGGCATTTCGAGTCACAGGTTCTCACTTACGGCAAACAAGTCATTCTAAATTTG GTGAATCAGAAAGGATCTGAATTGCCCCTTGAACAGGCCTTTGCCAAAATGGTCAACGGCATGGAGAACGGACTCATCAA GTACATAGCATTTGACTTTCACAAGGAGTGCAGTAAGATGAGATGGCATCGCCTCCAGATTCTCGTTGACGCTGTTTCTGACATGCAAGACGAGTTTGG GTACTTCATGGTGAGCTCAGATGGGAAGGTGACATCCGAGCAGTCTGGAACCTTCCGCAGTAACTGTATGGACTGTCTGGACCGCACCAACGTCATTCAGAGCCTGCTGGCCAGACGTTCCCTACAGAGCCAGCTACAG AGGATGGGTGTCCTCCATGTAGGCCAGAAAATTGAGGAACAAGCTGATTTTGAGAAGATTTATAAAAACg cGTGGGCAGACAACGCCAATGCTTGTGCTAAACAGTATGCAGGAACCGGAGCCCTGAAAACCGACTTCACCAG AACTGGAAAGAGGACTCACTGGGGCTTGGTAATGGATGGCTGGAACTCAATGATCCGTTACTACAAGAACAATTTCTCAGACGGGTTCAGACAA GACTCCATCGATCTCTTCCTCGGAAACTATACAGTGGATGAAACCGATGGCTTGACGCCTCTGCACTTGCAGAAGGACTGGAAGTTCCTCTTG CTTCCTGTTATTATGGTGGTGGCCTTCTCCATGTGCATCATCTGTCTCCTAATGGCTG GTGACACTTGGACGGAGACCCTGGCATATGTGTTATTCTGGGGAATGGCCAGTGCTCTTACAGCCGCTGTCATCGTGGTCAACGGACGAGATTTTGTTGACGCACCGAAGCTGGTCCAAAAAGAGAAGATGGATTGA